Part of the Bacillus sp. N1-1 genome, ACCTTGTACCTGACCTTGAACAAGTCCATGAATTTGCAATAAGTCATGGCGGATATGGTGCTGCGTTAAGTGGAGCTGGACCTACATTAGTTGTCTTTGCTCCGAGCGGCTCCTCAGAATATCTTCAACAATCGTTAGCAAAGCGTTTTCCATTATACCAATGCGAAGTGCTTCACCCAACGTCTACCGGGATAGAAGTAACCGTCGGAGCATATGAAAATCAATCAATCTAAGAAGCAGTCGCCCTCCAAAAGGGCGGCTTTTTTCTATTTTAAAGGGACAGTTGATGGCTGACAAAACTAGTGATAATTATCCAAAATAACCTCAGTCTAACCGGCACAATCTGACAGGTTTATCTGTCAAATTAGTCTATACTTAGAATCAAAATCGCAAGGGGGGATGTACTCAGTGGCAGTATACCTTGATGTGATTTGGCTATTGAATTTTTGTTTCGATTATATGCTACTTGCGCTAACCGGGATACTGCTAAAGAAAAATGTTAAGAAAAGACGACTTGCGACAGGTGCATTAGTTGCTTCTTTTTACGTTCTTTTTCTTTTTGTTCCATCATTGAGTTTTATGACACTGCCACTGATGAAATTACTTTACTCCTTCGTGATTGTTTTCATGACGTTTGGATTTACTCGGTTCCGTAGTTTTTTTCAATGCTGGCTTCTTTTTTACTTTGTTACGTTTATGATCGGTGGAGGAATGATGGGAGCTCATTACTTTTTTCAGCAAGACGTGACGGTCGTTAACGGAGCAATCGCGACAAAAAGTACTGGATTTGGTGATCCGATAAGTTGGGCATTTGTCTTAATCGGTTTCCCTTTAGTATGGCTCTTTTCAAAAAGAAGAGTTGAGAAACTTGAAACAACGCGCATTCATTTTGATCAATTGGCCAATGTGACAATCCGAATTGATGAGGTGACAATTTCAGCAACTGGATTGATCGATAGTGGCAACCAGCTTCAGGATCCGTTAAGTGGCTCACCGGTAATGATTCTTGATATGACCGTACATGAATCAAATTTCCCGCCAACTTTAATTGAGAAAGCAAAAAACATTACCGAATTTCAGGAAGAGGGAGAGGGGGATCGCTGGGAACACAGGTTACGAATTGTTCCTTTTCGAGCAGTCGGACAAGATCACCAATTCTTGTGTGCTGTAAAGCCGGATGAAGTGATGATCTCATTAGAAGGTCGTTCGTTAACAGTAAAGAAAGTGCTTATTGGGTTAAGTTTTCATTCAATTTCTGGAGAAAAAGATTATTCGTGCATACTTCATCCGAAAATGCTGACAGGACATAAGGCGACTGCGTCATAGAAGATAATTCAAGACGATCAAGGAGGAGTTTTGGATGGGGAAAATAAGAATTAAGATTGTTCTCTGGTGGCAGCGGATTTTAATGAAATTAGGAATTAAACCTGATGAAATTTACTACATAGGAGGGAGCGAAGCGCTTCCTCCTCCTCTATCGAAAGATGAAGAAGCACATTTGTTAATTCAGTTACCTAAAGGGGATAAAGCAGCAAGATCAATCTTAATTGAACGAAACCTTCGTTTGGTTGTTTATATAGCGCGGAAATTTGAGAACACTGGAATTAATATTGAAGACTTGATAAGCATTGGCACGATAGGCTTAATTAAAGCTGTGAACACGTTTAATCCTGAGAAGAAGATCAAACTTGCTACCTACGCTTCACGGTGTATTGAAAATGAGATTTTAATGTTTTTGAGAAGAAATAATAAAATCCGATCTGAAGTATCGTTTGATGAGCCGCTTAATGTGGACTGGGATGGGAATGAATTGCTTCTATCAGACGTTCTTGGTACGGATGAAGATATCATTACGAGAGGAATTGAAGCTCGCGTTGATCGTCGTCTGCTTGTAAAGGCGTTAGAAACACTAAATCCACGAGAAAAACAAATCATGGAGTTAAGATTTGGTTTAGCGGGAGAAGAGGAGAAAACGCAAAAAGATGTCGCCGATCTTCTTGGTATATCTCAATCTTATATTTCTAGGCTTGAAAAGCGCATCATAAAACGTCTTCGAAAAGAATTCAATAAAATGGTCTAAGCATGTTAAGAGAATAGATGCATAAAATTCCCACTCGCGGAGATACTTTACTTTGACAGCATCTCCGATGAGGAGGGAATGAGTTGACACGAAACAAAGTCGAGATTTGTGGAGTAGATACCTCCAAACTTCCTGTACTTAAAAATGAGAAAATGAGAATTCTTTTTAAGCAGATGCAGGAAGGGGATATATCAGCACGTGAAGAATTAGTTAACGGAAATTTAAGGCTAGTTCTAAGCGTGATCCAGCGATTCAATAATCGAGGAGAATATGTGGATGATCTTTTTCAGGTAGGGTGTATTGGCCTGATGAAATCCATAGATAACTTTGATTTAGGGCAAAACGTGAAATTCTCTACTTATGCAGTGCCGATGATCATCGGTGAAATTCGTAGGTATCTCCGTGACAATAACCCGATTCGGGTTTCGCGATCATTACGGGATATCGCTTATAAGTCTCTCCAGATTAGAGATAAGTTAATGACAAAAAATTCTAAAGAACCAAATCCCACCGAAATTGCAAAAGAGCTAGGCGTAACGAAAGAAGAAGTTGTGTTTGCTCTTGACGCCATTCAGGATCCCGTTTCATTATTTGAACCGATCTATAATGATGGTGGTGATCCGATCTTTGTAATGGATCAAATCAGCGACGATAAACAAAAAGATATTCAGTGGTTAGAGGATATTGCACTTAAAGAGGCAATGACTCGATTAAATCAACGAGAAAATATGATTTTACAAATGCGGTTTTTCCAGGGGAAAACCCAAATGGAAGTAGCGGATGAGATTGGGATATCGCAGGCCCAGGTGTCTCGTCTTGAAAAAGCCGCCATCCATCAAATGAATAAAAATATTCAAAGTTAGAATGAGACCTGAGAAACAGGTCTTTTCTTTTGCCTGCATTTCATATAATGAGTTGAAAGGTGGGTGCGTCATGATAAAAATTTCTGAATTTCAGGTCAAAGATGTTGTGAACGTATCGAATGGACGAAAGCTTGGTCACATCGCTGATCTGGAAATTAATTTAACTACAGGTAAAATAGAAGCGATTGTGATTCCGGGTGCAGGTAAAATGATGGGGTTATTTGCTAGAGAAAGCGATGTCGTTATTCCGTGGCGAAACATTGTTAAGATTGGTTCAGACGTGATTTTAGTAAGGCATCACGATACGGCAGATGGCGAATCTTTTCAGAAAGAATCGTAAGCTCAGAAAGATGTAACAATCTATCTCCCTTAGCTTCAACATATTATGATAAAATAAGGTATAAACTGTATCATGGTATAAAGGGGTGCAACTGTGGCGAACGAACCATTTCAAGCAACAATGAAACAAACTTCACTGGAACTGAAATTTCCAGATCAAGCTGAGCGAAAAAATCAACCAATTGCAGGTTTTTCGACTCGCAGAAACGGAGTTAGCCAGACTCCGTTTTCTAGCTTGAATCTTGGATTTCACGTACCAGATGAAGCGAAAGATGTGCTCGAGAACCGAAAAATTCTTGCTGGTGATATTGAGCGACCATTAAATCAGTGGGTTGTTGGAGAACAAATCCATGGCGCGGCTCTTGCAAAAATTGTTTCAGAGGATAAAGGACGTGGATCAGCGGATCATCACGATGCGATTTCAAGCGTTGACGGTCTATATACAGACGACCAGGATGTTTTATTAACGGCTCTTTATGCAGACTGCGTTCCATTATATTTTTATGCCCCAAAAGCGAATCGGGTAGGTCTTGCCCACGCAGGGTGGAAAGGAACGACGAAGAATATTGCTGGAGAGATGATCAATGCCTGGAAGGAAGATGGTATAAAGGCTGAGGATATTCATGCA contains:
- the sigG gene encoding RNA polymerase sporulation sigma factor SigG — translated: MTRNKVEICGVDTSKLPVLKNEKMRILFKQMQEGDISAREELVNGNLRLVLSVIQRFNNRGEYVDDLFQVGCIGLMKSIDNFDLGQNVKFSTYAVPMIIGEIRRYLRDNNPIRVSRSLRDIAYKSLQIRDKLMTKNSKEPNPTEIAKELGVTKEEVVFALDAIQDPVSLFEPIYNDGGDPIFVMDQISDDKQKDIQWLEDIALKEAMTRLNQRENMILQMRFFQGKTQMEVADEIGISQAQVSRLEKAAIHQMNKNIQS
- the spoIIGA gene encoding sigma-E processing peptidase SpoIIGA: MYSVAVYLDVIWLLNFCFDYMLLALTGILLKKNVKKRRLATGALVASFYVLFLFVPSLSFMTLPLMKLLYSFVIVFMTFGFTRFRSFFQCWLLFYFVTFMIGGGMMGAHYFFQQDVTVVNGAIATKSTGFGDPISWAFVLIGFPLVWLFSKRRVEKLETTRIHFDQLANVTIRIDEVTISATGLIDSGNQLQDPLSGSPVMILDMTVHESNFPPTLIEKAKNITEFQEEGEGDRWEHRLRIVPFRAVGQDHQFLCAVKPDEVMISLEGRSLTVKKVLIGLSFHSISGEKDYSCILHPKMLTGHKATAS
- the sigE gene encoding RNA polymerase sporulation sigma factor SigE, which produces MGKIRIKIVLWWQRILMKLGIKPDEIYYIGGSEALPPPLSKDEEAHLLIQLPKGDKAARSILIERNLRLVVYIARKFENTGINIEDLISIGTIGLIKAVNTFNPEKKIKLATYASRCIENEILMFLRRNNKIRSEVSFDEPLNVDWDGNELLLSDVLGTDEDIITRGIEARVDRRLLVKALETLNPREKQIMELRFGLAGEEEKTQKDVADLLGISQSYISRLEKRIIKRLRKEFNKMV
- a CDS encoding YlmC/YmxH family sporulation protein, translating into MIKISEFQVKDVVNVSNGRKLGHIADLEINLTTGKIEAIVIPGAGKMMGLFARESDVVIPWRNIVKIGSDVILVRHHDTADGESFQKES
- the pgeF gene encoding peptidoglycan editing factor PgeF → MANEPFQATMKQTSLELKFPDQAERKNQPIAGFSTRRNGVSQTPFSSLNLGFHVPDEAKDVLENRKILAGDIERPLNQWVVGEQIHGAALAKIVSEDKGRGSADHHDAISSVDGLYTDDQDVLLTALYADCVPLYFYAPKANRVGLAHAGWKGTTKNIAGEMINAWKEDGIKAEDIHAAIGPSIGKCCYEVDDGVVNQVNSLLLNKASLYEETSKGKYQLDLKAVNRELLLKAGVQSSHLSISSYCTSCSNLFFSHRKEEGKTGRMMAYIGLGEV